The sequence below is a genomic window from Hydractinia symbiolongicarpus strain clone_291-10 chromosome 10, HSymV2.1, whole genome shotgun sequence.
GGTTAGAGTTCCAACCTAACGGAGTAGCCAACACTAGAGTTTGATCTACCCTAGTAGACAATCCACAGGCAAAAGTAACAGTAAGCTGAGTCTTTGAAACACAGAAACTTAGCAACATCGGGCCTTTGTCGAGCTTTTCTGTTGCCTACAAGTAGTGTGTTCTTAAAAGCTGAGCTTTTCCAAACTGTTATTCTTACCGTCAAATAATACACGTAtaacgtctgtctgtcactcaaAATGGTAACCATAGTAGCAAGGAACACGATATGTGGTagttaaaggacgagcgaacctgtggatttatccacgggaaATCGACTAGTACAATCAAAATATTCGACAAAAATCGTTAAACACTGAACCGACACAAAATCCcatcaaaaaatacaaatatctttccaacaaaaaacattgcACTTTTCAACGAAAAAGCTATTGGTAAGTTTAAAAACAGAATTGGGTTTCTATTGCAGATTGCAAGTTTTGTTGTCTGCTTTAAAGGTATTCCACTGTTGCTTGATGGACCACATAAAACTTTTAGCATCCGGAATAAACAAACGGATAATATAGTATTCTTATCGCCATCGTTATTGCAGGTCTTCTTTGCATATAATAGGATGGGCTAATGAATAATAATTGTTAGGACCGGGCCATACATATACACTATCGAAGTTTATTTTACAACCGGGCTGAAATGTGTATTTAAGTCTCAAAATTCCTTAAGTCATACTTATCAAATTTAACCTGATTGTGTAAAATGGAATGATGATCTAAAAAACACGTATTTAAACGCGACACGAGGATTATGAAAAAGGAATTGTTGAAAAAGGAATTGTTGCTGTGCTGCCGATACCTAAACAAAAGGATTTCTCGTTAAAAAGTACGGCAGCGAATACGACAATTTTTGGAGGAGATCAAAGCAGGCAGAGAAAGGAACTATACATTTCGTCCATTTTAAAAACCGACGAATTTGTATGGTGTTTATGACCAGATATAAAAACAAACTCAGGATATTTCATGTATTAAAAACACAGGATAACCGCTTGAATAAAGTCAAGTACTAAAATATTACAAGCGACTTAAGTGGTCACATATTAACTCCATATAACTGTCGTCCATTTGTTGCTTGTGTCGGTCGATAATTTCCATACAATGGCAACCTTCCGCAATCCAGAACTTTATCCATTGCTTGCAACTAAAACAAACGCTTTTTATGTCAGCTTGAATATACTACTGCAAAGTTAAGTAAAGTGAAATACTCACATCTCGAAGGTTTATCGGATGAGCTTGCTTGGTTAACACAACCCAGTCAACGCTTTCAGCGCATGGCGGTGTAGTGAGCGAGCCCTGATAGTTGACATAAGGTGTGCATTTCAAACTATCGCATGGAAAAAACGCCATCATAGGAAATGCAGGAATTTTCACACTACTTCCTGTAAGGAAACATTTATggatattaaaaatttataggTCATGTTTGAAGTTTAGCTAAAGAAGATACGGTTACCTGGTCGGGTCAGGACTTCAGTATAATAAGCTAACTCTGCGATGACAGGAGATGATCTTGCGAATGCCTGAAACGTTAAGAGAATATTAAAGTCGTTTATTGAccctttgtttctgtttttgtcGTGAAAGAGTAAGGTCTTACACTCAATTTAGCGAACACTCCGATGACAAGTAAACCATCACTGTAATGCAAAAGTTTGGTAGAATTGTACTTCATATTTCGATGGACGATGTGTATCTAGGAAGACCAATCAGAATTGGCTTTTAATCAAACAATTGTGGATGAACAACCGGTAATTTTTAGCAGGTTTATCTTTTGGAAACCCCCTAAAGCAAACTTTTATAGCTGCTCAAAAGTAACGCACCTCAGCCTGAAAATAATTTCCATTTAAACCATGTTCCGATCCTTTGTGAAATTGCGAACCAAAGTGGATATGTGCTTGCAGTGGTACAAATGTATTCTGACCCTTTTTTAGATAATACGGAGTGTCTCGGGGAAACTCGAACATCAGCGTTCGTCCATTGTTGCTTAAGGTATAACTTTCTCCCGCAGCGGGATGCATGTAGTAGTTGTCAAACCATATGATGTTGTCGCTACTGGGAGGTGATATTTGTATAGGGTGAATATTAATGGGCGACTGAAGAAGTCCAGTACAAAAGGGATGAGTTTTTGACCAGTCTTTTGGTcctaaaaacatgaaaattagTTAATAAGATACTAATTAAGAGATCTGATCAATCTGTACGCTTTTATTACAAACTCTTTACCGTTTAGTTTTTCTCCCTTATAATCCCAGTCGGCGGTACAAACTTTCTGAGCTAAAAGAAAAACGACTAATTTAAgctttctaatttaaaaaaactccaATCTTAACATAGCCAACTTTTAAGCAAAATGGAATATCCAGGTAAAATTtgatatttctatttttatattttagcaatTTTGAATCTCCTGATAAACAACTAAATGGTAGAATATTAAAGaaagagaaagaagaaaaaaatacttacattccgcaacaaaacataaaaacaatatgATTACCAGCTGCATGGTTTTATACATGGTTCCTTCTGTGTCTTTTACTCTGTACTTGACAGTGCAATGAGCTAACAAGGCATTTATCAATCATAAGTAGTAATTTTTCAAACATGATCAATGACGTGTTAGGAGATAAGTCCCCAGgtaattaacaaaacaaaacagagctATGCTTCGTGCTCCTAGATGAACCCACAGAGAGTTTTCTACAAGTGGCTATGCACGTAATTTTTGTTTGATTGCAatgccttttttaattttttatctccGATTGCCAATTTTGATTACCATTTTAATATTCGTTTGTTATTCCTGCAACATTGTCCGTGCTACTGGGAATTCACAGTAAAAACATTTAATCCCGAAGCAACTTTGCCTTTCGGAGGTTACCTTCTCTTCCTAGGCGTCCATCTGGGGTGTTTCTTTATTATAGAGCGCAACGTATAGCTATGAACGACAAAAACTAAAGTGGACATTGTGTTGGCCTACAGCAGCACTGATTAAACTTTAAACACACGCACTTTTTCAAATCAACCTTTGCGCTTACGCATAGACCTGTTCCAATGCAAAAACAACATTATACGTTTTGCACTCAAAGGGAACTACGTTTCCATTAACACTACTCCGCCTGACTTAGACCATGTTCACACTTTTCGGATTGGTAGTGTTCCGGAACAACTTTTATATTGGATTGCTATGGTGTTCACACTGTATGCAGTGTGATCCAGAAAGCGAAACGGAATGATTTCGCTCCAATGTTCAAAGTAAAATGATTTAGGTCCGAAACAGCAATCCGATATGTGTGAACACATGAAGACGCggagaacaataaaatataattttaaaaatggggaatgacaaatgtaaacaaatcacaattttattattttctcaaACAAGCCATTTGTTTCAGCTTTGGTATGCAAGTATTGCAAGTTTAAAACATCATATGGAGAGAAAGAAAAGGTTGCATGCTTTATTAGCAAATCTGACGACGAAATGGTTCTATGCGGAACACACATGTGAACAGCCTAATACGGAATACCGTGTACATGTGTGGATAACTCAATCCGGAATGTAACTATTCCGGAACAAAAAGCAATCCGAAACGTGCAAACATGGTCTTAGTCACGGGACAAGACGTGATTGGttaaaaacattcgaaataATTATGCGTGAcgtgtaaaataataattaaaagttGCGTGCTTTTGTTGAAGtaagtgtttttatttactCTATCTTAAAATAAAATCACCATGATCAACATAAGCTGAAACAACGAAAATATCCCTTTTTGTTTTCGATATTGCGTCAATACTTTGTCAATTCCATTAAATATGTGCTTTACCCCCTATACACAAAACCTGATTAATTTCATGTTCTCTCTACCAAAACATAACATTCGAATTTAAGTTTTTTCGAAATGGTAGCATAATATGTCATTCAATTCCACGCAACGGCAATTTCAAACTTGCATGTCtaattttatttcatgttagTAAAAATGCAGTGGAGAAAAAAGTGAATACGGATACATCTCGCAATgctgttatttaaattttcttcaaatcGCTACTAGAATCAGCTTCGTTAGAAATAATGCATAATGCGCAATTTACCAGATGTGCAATTAATTTCGCTCTTCCTTGTACCTTTGAAAATAACAACATTTTGGCATGTTGACTAAAATATTCGACATATCTTTATCCGACTTTGTTAACAGAAAATTATGTACTCAGTTATCCAGCTTACTTGTTTTTATACGCGACCTTGCTGtcgataaagttaaaaataccGAGAACATCGATTTTAACACTTGGTAACAACTTCAATAAATGTTAATTTTAGCGATTAAGTCATTTCTAGTAATTTCGCGAATATTTATTTtcgcaaattaattttaaagaaattttcgtGCAGACAATTTTTTGCGTATATGaataaaattcgcgaaattcgcaaaaattaatcttcgcaaaattaatcaacttaatATAGTTTCGCAGAAGTTGTCAAAGTGAGAAGTTCCTTGCAAATGATTCGATGACAGGTGCGTTTTCCGGTTACTAGCTGGATGCCCTTGAAAGAATTTGCCGTGTTTCATATTCCATCCATGTCAAAAATACCAAAATATAATATATGCATCAAAAAGAAACAACACAGCAGTTTGAATTTTGCGCGGTCATATTTACAGCCACAGAAACAAAAGTATAAGAAGgcacatcaaaaaaaaaataaaactctgtCCAACAAAATCGGAGGTGTTCCACAACTACAGAATAAATTTACTTCAAAATTTTATTGTCCAGGGACTactgcagttttcaaaatttttacggAAAATTTGAGTTGCGAAAATAACTGGATTTGTCCACCCATTAATTAAGTCGAATCAGTTTTGCGTTGCATGAGGATTTGTAAATGCAGTGGAACAGTGCTCGTACCACTTTGGAAATCAGCGTATTTTTGGTCGTTACTTTACTCCGATGGCGTACATTTGGCTAGCTTTATAAAAGAATTTACAGTTgaatccattttttatttcggaTTGTAATAATACGTTTTTTACCGGTGATCAACCCGGTTTACAACGGTTTACATTAGTGATCAACCCGGTTTACAGCGGATATTTTATACTCTGTAGTAACGATGCAAGAATGAGAAAAGAAAACGATATGAAACCCATATAGTTTTCCAAGACAAAAACTTCAAAGCCAACCTAACAACTCTATATTTCTTATTGCTAGACGGGAGGCCGTAGAGCCAAGCGTATTTGTTATTCCCTAGACGGGAGGCCGTAGAGCCAAgcgtaaaacatttttaattgcaatagacctatttcaatatccatTTCTACGGAAGCCGATAGGtgtaaaaaatcttttcaaaatTGTGTGAAAATGTTTGCCGAAATAGTAAAATTGTTTGCcgaaatagtaaaaatgttattcaAAATGGTGAAAATGTTTATTGCCGAGAAATAGGTAAAATATTTTTCGAGATATGGTGAAAATGTTTCTCTAAATAGAACTGGGACGAGTTAAGGTCTGGTGCCGAGTATAATCGCGGTACTGCGATTATATCCCTATTTTAGCGGGAAAAGTAAAGTAAAGAGAATGAAATGGACAGTCCAGGGAATAGTTTATGGACAATGACCTTTAGCTTTATTATATATTCATCACGTTTTGCTCTGAGTGTGGAATGCAATTGActggaaaattttgttttgtcatAATTCAACTACTTGATTGATTTTCTGGGAATGTCGCCACCTAAGAACTTCCACTCGGCCAAAAATTTTTATACCGTCATGTTATCACATGCGGAAAAATAAAGATGAACTTCTCTTTGTGTTATTTCTTTTTAGAGTTAAATAATTGCAtattcgcccatgttgaatccctATTGACACTTTCTCCAGTAATAACTACTAGGAAGGTTAAAGGAGCGAGAAATCGTTTTTCCGTTAAAGTCTGTTTTCCAATAGGTAGCGAAGCGGtcgtttattttgaaactctGTATTCTGATTGATTAGGGCTGTGTGCACTGGGTAAAAAGGGGCAAGTCTCGAACTCTGTAATTTTGCTAAAATAGCTATTTCATCTACCAAATATCAATTCGGTTGTATTTTCTGGGTATTAAAAGAGATAAGGTCTTGTACCTTGTTACCAAGCTTTTTTACGCATTGCGGTCATAGCCTTTCGCTGTGTTCTTGTGGTCGATACAAGATATAAAataccctggaaacgaggttagggtcatgtattttgagaaatattttCGGGAAACATTTTTACCATttcgaaaaagattttttttcttttttagaaaagatTTTCACctttttgaaaaagattttcaccattttgaagaagattttcaccattttgaaaaagattttcacATATTTcgggaaatattttttgcaccTATTGGCTTCTGCGCAtttccattccgcaaaataaacaGCCAGAATAGACATGTAATTTTCCAGCGAAGTGATGCACatatagtttgtttacctttattatttctcaaattaactTGTCAAATGGGCAAACTATgaacttttggtaaaaaaaaaaaaaaaatagaacatgGCACTTATTATATACCTATTGGGCTTATTAAAATTActggtttatattttattttctagtgTTTAGCTAGCCATTGACTTTGGTttggattttaaattttttgaaacatcTGTAAATAACATTATGACTTGGCTATCCCCCTCCTCCGAGGCTATCCTAAGCATGTTGGGTTGGTGGTATTAGACTGAATATTGGTCTTCATCATGTTATATATTCAAACTAAGGTCAGGACAGCTAGTAAACAACTTGGCGTCCTGAATTttatctaaactaacctcgttttcatgcaatgttttgattttttgccaccacgGCTAATCATGAAAAGAcgatattgaaataggtctattccCTAGAAGGAAAACCTTAGTGCTAACTGCTGttataaaacgaattaaatgtCTTTTGAGGTAGTTGTATAGCGACAACTCCATTATCTTTATGGTTATTAAATTTGATAGATAACCTACTAACCGTCGTGATTTGGTCAGAAAGCCGAACTTTGAAAAGCAAGGAGTTATTAGCATTGGCATCTTCTCCTCCGAATGTTATTGAATCAGGCTTGGCATCTTCAACTAACAGCAAATATCACACTGGTTGGAAGCGGTGGTTAAGGTGGTGCAAAGATAATAAGGAAGCTCATAGTAGGCCAGGAAAACCATTTTTTGTTgcactattttttaattatattttgcaAACCCACAAACAAAAGGCGCACTGACGTTTGCATTTTACGGCATACGTTGGGGACATAACATTACAGGACACAGGTCACCAACTTCATCCGTTCGTTCAATTAGCTTTTGAAGGTTGTTTAAGACTTACTGCTTCCACGAATGAAAGAAAGAAACCTAAGGATCCTATTTCTCCCGAAGTGCTTAAGATGTTTTTCGATAAGTACTTCAAAAATTCCAAATATTTCTGACATGCGTTTTTTAGTCATGTGCTTTCTCGGTTTTGCTGGGTTTTTCAGAATTTAGGAAATTTTAACTCTACGCTTAGGAGATATGGCCCTTGAAGCTTCTCATCTAAAAATTAGTATTAGAAAGTCAAAGTGCGATCAACAAAAAAGGGAAAACGTTGTTCACATTTCCCAATTAAAGTCTAAATACTGTACTGTAGAGTTACTTGAATCCTTTTGTCTCTGTTTGCCAACTGGACATTAAAGCTGACATCTCTTGCTTCTTTATTCCACGATTATTTAGCACAAAAAAGGGTCCAAGTTTCGAAAAACACTTGGCATCGGCTACACACGAGCACGCAAAATATTTATGGAGAAGTTAACTTGAGTCACATGAACTTTGAAAGGCACATTTTTCGCTCTGAAGGAGCTCCTGTAGCATCTTCCAATGCTGTCGAAGGACGACTTTATTGACAAGCACGAAGATGGGCttcagaaaaaagtaaaaacagttACATACAAGACCTGAAAGAAGAAATGTTAAAGATATCGAAGTCTCTAGGATTGTAACCTTATTGACGAAAAACGTGATATAAACTTAAACCCGCTACTCTTCAGAAAAACAATATTGAACAAGGATTCATTTCATGCCAAGTCCATATTCTCATACTCGGTTTACTCTTTTGCCGATTAATTTTAGAGAAGGTACCATTTAATTGAGGTATTCGTACATGAATATCGCCCGACCATCTTGGCCGTTGGTAGATATTTAACCTTCCA
It includes:
- the LOC130612886 gene encoding carbonic anhydrase 3-like, which produces MFEKLLLMIDKCLVSSLHCQVQSKRHRRNHLKLVVFLLAQKVCTADWDYKGEKLNGPKDWSKTHPFCTGLLQSPINIHPIQISPPSSDNIIWFDNYYMHPAAGESYTLSNNGRTLMFEFPRDTPYYLKKGQNTFVPLQAHIHFGSQFHKGSEHGLNGNYFQAEIHIVHRNMKYNSTKLLHYSDGLLVIGVFAKLSAFARSSPVIAELAYYTEVLTRPGSSVKIPAFPMMAFFPCDSLKCTPYVNYQGSLTTPPCAESVDWVVLTKQAHPINLRDLQAMDKVLDCGRLPLYGNYRPTQATNGRQLYGVNM